TATTTCCCATCATATCTATAGTTTCTGCATCTGGTCCTATAAATTTAATATTACATTCTTCACACATAGATGCAAACATTGCATTCTCTGATAAAAATCCAAATCCAGGATGTATAGCCTGAGCCCCTGTAAGAACTGCCGCACTTATAATATTACTCATATTTAAATATGAATCTTTAGATCTAGCAGGTCCAATACAAATTGCTTCATCTGCTAATTGTGTATGCAATGCATCTTTATCAGCTTCTGAATAAACTGCTACAGTTTTTATTCCCATTTCTCTACATGCTCGTATAACTCTAACAGCAATTTCTCCACGATTTGCAATTAAGACTTTCTTTATCATAATAGCCTCTCCTTACCCAATCATAAATGTTAATTCTCCCTCTGCCACCTTTTTACCATCTACATAAGCAGTGCCTTTTCCGACACCAGCTCTACTCTTTAAGTTTATTATTTCCATCTCTAATGTTAATACATCCCCTGGTACAACCTTGTTTCTAAACTTAACCTTATTCATACCACCAAAGTATGCTATTTTCCCTCTATTTTGTTCCATAGATAATACTGCAATTGCACCGGTTTGTGCTAATGCCTCCATTATAAGTACTCCAGGCATTACTGGTTCTTGTGGAAAATGGCCTTGAAAAAAATACTCATTCATTGTTACAGCTTTTGATGCAACTATCCTTTTACCTTCTTCCATCTCTAAAACCCTATCTACTAATAAAAAAGGATATCTATGTGGTAATATTTCTTGTA
Above is a genomic segment from Clostridium bornimense containing:
- the fabZ gene encoding 3-hydroxyacyl-ACP dehydratase FabZ, which encodes MIMDVKQIQEILPHRYPFLLVDRVLEMEEGKRIVASKAVTMNEYFFQGHFPQEPVMPGVLIMEALAQTGAIAVLSMEQNRGKIAYFGGMNKVKFRNKVVPGDVLTLEMEIINLKSRAGVGKGTAYVDGKKVAEGELTFMIG